Proteins encoded within one genomic window of Deinococcus hopiensis KR-140:
- a CDS encoding MFS transporter yields the protein MPSAVLPARSVPSPWVLSAFWFGTAFHWLVLLLILMPANVVQFVGEAQKGTYLGVLTAIGAVMALVLPPLIGARSDRSGKRLPYIRLGLGVNLAGLVVMALAVTALSGMTGFWIYVLGFLLVQFGNNYATAPYAALIPQLVLPEQRGRYSGVMGMLQAVGQLLGAVSAFAVSTLHLPPVVSFLLIGIVLAVPALITIRGVREEALDTQEKAARTSPSWQQLFAYQPFLWVFVTRVLFSLGQYSVQPFLQFYNKDVLGQTNAANSTSIMLLCIIVGGILSVWAGGRISDQVGRKPVIYVAGTVMAAAAVMLLIAPSYAVALALAVLFGLGFGAFSSVDWALGSDAMPSAGSYARDMGIWHVAFVAPQLSSAPQGALLDWGNQQGHNFGYTLVFGIAALFFLAGVVLVRNVPETRQVRAA from the coding sequence ATGCCCTCCGCTGTTCTGCCTGCTCGCTCAGTCCCCAGCCCGTGGGTGCTGTCCGCGTTCTGGTTCGGCACAGCCTTTCACTGGCTCGTGCTGCTCTTAATCCTGATGCCCGCGAACGTGGTTCAGTTTGTGGGTGAAGCACAAAAGGGCACCTATCTGGGCGTACTGACCGCCATTGGAGCCGTGATGGCGCTCGTGCTCCCGCCCCTCATTGGCGCCCGCAGCGACCGCAGTGGGAAGCGATTGCCCTACATCCGCCTGGGACTGGGCGTGAACCTGGCAGGCCTCGTCGTGATGGCGTTGGCGGTCACCGCACTGAGCGGCATGACGGGATTCTGGATCTATGTGCTGGGCTTCCTGCTGGTACAGTTCGGCAACAATTACGCGACTGCGCCCTACGCCGCGCTGATTCCCCAGCTCGTTCTACCCGAGCAGCGGGGGCGCTATAGCGGAGTCATGGGAATGCTCCAAGCCGTGGGGCAACTACTGGGAGCCGTCTCGGCTTTTGCTGTCAGCACACTCCATCTGCCGCCCGTGGTGTCCTTCCTCCTGATCGGCATCGTTCTGGCCGTCCCCGCCCTGATTACAATTCGAGGTGTTCGAGAGGAGGCCCTCGACACACAAGAGAAGGCGGCCCGTACGTCCCCCTCCTGGCAACAATTGTTCGCTTATCAGCCCTTCTTGTGGGTCTTCGTGACCCGGGTGTTGTTCTCGTTGGGGCAATACTCCGTACAACCCTTTTTGCAGTTTTACAACAAGGACGTACTGGGACAGACGAATGCAGCGAACAGCACCTCCATCATGCTGCTCTGCATTATCGTGGGCGGCATTCTCTCGGTATGGGCTGGGGGACGGATCAGCGACCAGGTCGGCCGCAAGCCTGTGATTTACGTGGCCGGCACGGTGATGGCAGCGGCAGCGGTAATGTTGCTGATCGCGCCGAGTTATGCCGTGGCCCTGGCGCTTGCGGTCTTGTTCGGCCTGGGCTTCGGAGCCTTCTCATCGGTGGATTGGGCACTCGGAAGCGACGCCATGCCGAGTGCAGGCAGTTACGCCCGCGATATGGGCATCTGGCACGTCGCTTTCGTGGCGCCTCAACTGTCGAGCGCGCCACAGGGGGCCTTGCTCGATTGGGGCAACCAGCAAGGCCACAACTTCGGGTACACGCTCGTGTTCGGCATCGCGGCACTGTTTTTCCTGGCAGGCGTCGTGCTTGTGCGGAATGTGCCGGAGACCCGGCAGGTACGCGCGGCCTGA
- a CDS encoding AfsR/SARP family transcriptional regulator produces MVKLGSERSEEATGDPSGMVLRLLGRPRLQLGESKIALGGGALRVLAVLALDGPQSRAQLADTLWEGTTTQVLQNLRVALTDLRRCLTVQPNLVQEVDASLTLDLSQIHVDVLCPPRDLDALLPFWAEFMVGFRHKGCEAWLEWAEQTEMRLLEAHVQDLLRSAAEHPSKAHTLLERALQLAPDHPEVQSRWAEHVRAPAAPSEEELLRTLEQVTLRLWVTAQAAEVSPDPDARHHRQVLLDGVSARIDTAFIPRLSRELAGAEEALSTYRLRDQVGAEWAARQVLDRQTKGTAAALALDVLANLAMDQGQYQRGRKYAEQALTLVTEPSSEIAFTAASSNVILGHQERAAEIALGALKTLDARDSPAMLYGILARSYDARQRYREARYWHDLALQSAYDQGDPLVLPQVISFMLWHLNITGDPVRSAALAREGLSHGNFSAHLINSLGFSNLIRREYGAVQEVLAPQLRVNNMAMASTAHAATAMALHQMGQSHEAEQVLREARPLLDLTENGSVRYEWAAAALVVNPGEWAEEADRLTKSAQPNDPTLPQWYARLRATKVQD; encoded by the coding sequence ATGGTGAAGTTAGGGTCGGAGCGGTCAGAGGAAGCGACGGGAGACCCGTCTGGAATGGTACTGCGCCTGCTCGGTCGGCCACGGCTCCAGCTTGGGGAGAGCAAGATCGCGCTCGGTGGCGGGGCTCTGCGCGTCCTCGCCGTGCTGGCCCTGGACGGTCCACAGTCCCGCGCTCAACTCGCTGATACCCTCTGGGAAGGCACAACTACCCAGGTCCTTCAAAACCTCCGCGTCGCCCTCACGGACCTGAGGCGTTGCCTCACCGTTCAGCCGAACCTCGTGCAGGAAGTTGATGCCTCCCTCACCCTGGACCTTTCCCAGATCCACGTGGACGTGCTCTGTCCTCCCCGAGATCTGGACGCCCTTCTCCCCTTCTGGGCAGAATTCATGGTCGGCTTCCGTCATAAAGGGTGCGAGGCATGGCTGGAATGGGCGGAGCAGACCGAAATGCGTCTCCTCGAAGCGCACGTCCAAGATCTGCTGCGGAGTGCCGCGGAGCACCCCTCCAAAGCGCATACGCTGCTCGAGCGCGCCCTGCAGCTTGCTCCGGATCACCCGGAGGTCCAGTCCCGTTGGGCGGAGCACGTGCGTGCGCCCGCAGCGCCTTCAGAGGAGGAACTACTGCGCACGCTGGAACAGGTCACATTGCGCCTCTGGGTGACCGCTCAGGCCGCAGAGGTCTCCCCCGATCCCGACGCCCGACACCACCGGCAAGTGTTGCTCGACGGTGTGTCGGCCAGGATCGATACGGCCTTTATTCCCCGGCTGTCCCGGGAGCTGGCCGGAGCGGAGGAAGCCTTGAGCACGTACCGCCTGCGTGATCAGGTAGGAGCAGAATGGGCGGCCCGGCAAGTGCTCGACCGACAGACCAAAGGCACCGCAGCCGCCCTCGCTCTGGACGTTCTTGCGAACTTGGCGATGGACCAGGGGCAATACCAGCGCGGCCGGAAGTACGCGGAGCAGGCCCTCACGCTCGTCACGGAACCCAGCAGCGAGATCGCGTTCACAGCGGCCTCCAGCAACGTCATCCTGGGCCATCAGGAACGTGCTGCGGAGATTGCACTCGGGGCCTTGAAAACACTAGATGCGAGGGACTCCCCAGCGATGTTGTATGGGATTCTGGCGCGATCGTACGACGCGCGGCAGCGGTACCGGGAAGCGCGGTACTGGCATGACCTGGCGCTCCAATCCGCGTATGACCAGGGCGATCCCCTGGTGTTGCCGCAAGTGATCTCGTTCATGCTGTGGCACTTGAACATCACTGGGGATCCGGTGAGGAGCGCCGCGCTGGCCCGGGAAGGCCTGTCGCATGGGAACTTCTCAGCGCACTTGATCAACTCGCTGGGGTTTTCCAATCTGATTCGGCGGGAGTATGGGGCGGTGCAGGAAGTGCTGGCGCCGCAGTTGCGGGTGAACAATATGGCCATGGCTTCCACCGCGCATGCAGCAACGGCGATGGCGCTGCACCAAATGGGTCAGTCACATGAGGCGGAACAGGTGTTACGAGAGGCACGGCCGCTGCTGGACCTGACGGAGAACGGGAGTGTGCGGTACGAGTGGGCTGCTGCGGCGCTGGTGGTGAATCCTGGGGAATGGGCGGAGGAAGCGGACCGCCTCACAAAGAGTGCCCAACCCAATGATCCGACCCTGCCGCAGTGGTATGCCCGTCTCCGGGCCACGAAAGTTCAGGACTGA
- a CDS encoding methyltransferase family protein has product MSDAVSRHELPDSKFNAFLTSLHLTYMYKAGGLLQQGSGQGFLSPPESEANYVAIAKDILEHSTLHSNTLLTMVSQDLALRWSASPLELAVLGGFTLCFGAFTWAMQGGLFAKTSDRNIGITVTRVLGLVGLVAHGTALIMHIDGQASWSEGAALLLYGASLTLFTSAMRTLRARQLTLAFSTDTPNTLIANGPYRVIRHPFYTSYLIAWTAGFVATSQPWLLLTVLAMGTLYVFAARQEEAKFRDSPLATAYEAYASMTGMFFPKLNRLFPALRGGTT; this is encoded by the coding sequence GTGTCAGACGCTGTTTCTCGTCACGAGTTGCCTGACTCAAAATTTAACGCTTTTTTAACGTCTCTTCATCTAACCTACATGTACAAAGCCGGCGGCCTCCTCCAGCAAGGATCAGGCCAGGGGTTCCTGTCGCCGCCGGAAAGCGAGGCGAACTACGTGGCAATAGCGAAGGACATCCTTGAGCACTCCACTCTCCACTCGAACACCCTCCTGACCATGGTCTCCCAAGACCTCGCTCTACGCTGGTCCGCGTCACCACTGGAACTCGCCGTACTTGGTGGATTCACACTCTGTTTTGGTGCGTTCACCTGGGCGATGCAGGGCGGACTCTTTGCAAAAACCAGCGACCGGAACATTGGTATCACCGTTACGCGCGTCCTCGGTCTCGTGGGTCTTGTGGCGCACGGCACTGCACTCATCATGCATATTGACGGTCAAGCAAGTTGGTCGGAAGGTGCAGCGCTTCTCCTCTACGGAGCCTCGCTCACCCTATTCACCTCAGCCATGCGTACCTTGCGTGCCCGCCAACTGACTCTGGCGTTCTCCACCGATACGCCCAACACGTTGATCGCTAACGGTCCCTACCGGGTGATCCGCCATCCGTTCTACACCTCTTACCTCATCGCTTGGACCGCTGGCTTCGTCGCAACCAGTCAGCCCTGGTTGCTCTTGACCGTCCTCGCAATGGGCACTCTATACGTATTCGCCGCCAGACAGGAAGAAGCCAAATTCCGGGACAGTCCGCTCGCTACGGCATACGAAGCGTATGCCTCAATGACCGGCATGTTCTTCCCAAAACTCAACCGCCTGTTTCCCGCCCTCCGAGGAGGCACAACATGA
- a CDS encoding iron-containing redox enzyme family protein: MNERALMDLGYDPKTLTSEQVMERLDQRVQQLVEEVQREEFFQAVTNSNMPVATLREVLKEIYLEISHYQEHIIEASIALIGQMPRSLEVRLIEELLHHQAEEFNHGEMAVSDYVGLGGDEAQARSKRMTPSAFGIAALRRMMVHLRDWPAWLGSLYVVETSTPILSGMVKDSFRARGIPGKGLWFIDHHATADLEHADLLRGVLQEVLDAVPTAKEGMLYGPEYYLQLYPKASWQAAYNRAIRRVNASLEVSSDN, translated from the coding sequence ATGAATGAACGCGCCCTGATGGATCTCGGCTACGATCCCAAAACTCTCACCAGTGAGCAAGTCATGGAGCGTCTCGACCAGCGTGTCCAGCAATTGGTGGAAGAAGTGCAGCGGGAAGAGTTCTTCCAAGCAGTGACCAACTCCAACATGCCCGTCGCTACCCTGCGGGAAGTGTTGAAAGAGATCTACCTCGAAATCTCCCACTATCAGGAGCACATCATCGAGGCATCCATCGCTCTGATCGGTCAAATGCCCCGCTCGCTCGAAGTGCGGCTGATAGAGGAACTGCTCCACCATCAGGCGGAAGAGTTCAACCATGGAGAAATGGCCGTGAGCGATTACGTGGGTCTTGGTGGAGACGAAGCGCAGGCGCGGAGCAAGCGGATGACCCCGAGTGCTTTTGGCATCGCTGCTTTAAGGCGTATGATGGTCCACCTGCGGGATTGGCCCGCCTGGCTTGGCAGCCTCTACGTGGTGGAAACCAGCACACCCATCCTCAGCGGCATGGTTAAAGACAGCTTTCGTGCCCGCGGGATCCCCGGAAAGGGATTGTGGTTTATCGACCACCATGCTACAGCGGACCTTGAACACGCTGACTTGCTCCGTGGCGTGTTGCAGGAAGTGTTAGATGCTGTGCCAACAGCCAAAGAAGGCATGCTGTACGGCCCCGAATATTACTTACAACTGTACCCAAAAGCTTCCTGGCAAGCCGCGTATAACCGTGCCATCCGTCGGGTGAACGCCTCCCTGGAGGTCAGCAGTGATAACTGA
- a CDS encoding acyl-ACP desaturase, whose amino-acid sequence MTDRQLTLELEEHRPPVSPHRLSRQERERLIQRSFHSLYRWYTSRSQSTRNWNPDTSFDWSAFHTNHSPEVVRIIEGFYAVEQYAPDYTYELIRLVRRGYGRSHFTLRWGSEEEKHADLWRNALLFSRARSPEWIEDYTDELRRSAWTTPWEDPIRTLLYTVLQERATQVNYLNLARIARGEGKGALRRDVNPILAELSHVIAVDEAAHFNFFLEGARLYMYYFPEETLSGLKDVLQSFVMPAANIVPNYESFVQVLYDADVFGKRKYARDVVKYALEQLGVKSLKALDAGVHQSRQVPGEDGALFETRVPDALNMTFVEESLERLFGRLQQFEANTYLDRVSPSTFVRVVW is encoded by the coding sequence ATGACTGACCGGCAGCTTACTTTAGAACTCGAGGAACACCGCCCCCCAGTCTCTCCACACCGCCTGAGCAGACAAGAACGAGAGCGGCTGATTCAGCGCTCCTTCCACAGCCTGTATCGGTGGTATACCTCTCGCTCACAGAGTACCCGGAACTGGAATCCCGATACCAGTTTCGACTGGTCGGCCTTCCATACGAACCACAGCCCGGAGGTTGTTCGCATCATTGAAGGGTTCTACGCCGTGGAGCAGTACGCACCAGATTACACGTACGAATTGATTCGCCTCGTACGTCGGGGATATGGGCGCTCGCATTTCACGCTTCGTTGGGGCTCTGAAGAGGAAAAGCACGCTGATCTGTGGCGAAATGCGCTGCTCTTCTCTCGTGCACGCTCACCCGAGTGGATCGAGGACTACACCGACGAGTTGCGCCGCTCTGCATGGACCACACCTTGGGAAGATCCCATCCGCACCCTCCTATACACAGTGCTGCAGGAGCGTGCTACACAGGTGAACTACTTGAATCTCGCTCGCATTGCTCGTGGAGAAGGTAAAGGAGCTTTGCGGCGTGACGTAAATCCCATTCTAGCTGAACTGTCTCACGTCATAGCTGTGGATGAAGCTGCCCATTTTAACTTCTTCCTAGAAGGGGCGCGACTGTATATGTATTACTTTCCAGAGGAGACACTTTCTGGGCTGAAAGACGTATTGCAGAGTTTTGTCATGCCAGCAGCTAATATTGTACCCAACTACGAGTCTTTTGTTCAGGTTCTGTATGACGCTGACGTCTTCGGTAAGCGCAAGTACGCGAGGGACGTCGTGAAATACGCTTTGGAACAATTGGGAGTCAAGAGCCTGAAGGCACTTGACGCGGGCGTACACCAGTCTCGTCAAGTGCCAGGTGAAGATGGAGCACTATTCGAGACACGTGTTCCGGACGCCTTAAATATGACGTTCGTCGAAGAATCTCTTGAACGACTGTTTGGACGTTTACAACAATTCGAGGCGAATACGTATCTTGATCGAGTGTCTCCTAGCACTTTTGTAAGAGTGGTGTGGTAA
- a CDS encoding class I SAM-dependent methyltransferase, which produces MQKKGDVKGANALKSKENLFAVDTTEFAESSAITVEPQPDHGIIAVSHLLNSSYEKILDGAYNQSVDDLAMGLNIIRSSCSDSLWKTIIKPLALGHPIKGLLHQCPYTIRAFDKPRGYAGDAVMLDFIYEGVPPIDTTEIGRRIFSCTTRNTNGLSVIHRREHLAKIIDKVAVNIDRPDILSISCGHMREIELSSAYQNGELGSVTALDSDPHNLAIIKSFHGQKIEVASRSIRALLNNQDLKTYDFIYTAGLYDYIPTSLANRLTRSLFNILKPGGKLLYANFTPNNLGRGYMETYMDWKLILRTQSEAELLTRGIAASEFISRSYTDAYGNIVYVELDRIVPTEIRNTTKRARR; this is translated from the coding sequence ATGCAAAAGAAAGGTGATGTAAAAGGTGCCAATGCATTGAAGAGCAAAGAAAACCTTTTCGCTGTAGATACTACAGAATTCGCCGAGTCTAGTGCAATCACCGTGGAGCCTCAGCCCGATCACGGCATTATTGCTGTATCACATTTATTGAACAGTAGTTATGAAAAAATACTTGATGGAGCTTACAATCAAAGCGTAGATGATTTGGCGATGGGATTAAATATAATTAGATCTTCTTGCAGCGATAGTTTATGGAAGACTATCATCAAACCTCTGGCACTGGGACATCCGATAAAAGGCTTACTCCATCAGTGTCCATATACAATAAGGGCATTTGATAAGCCGCGCGGGTATGCTGGTGATGCCGTTATGTTGGATTTTATTTATGAAGGGGTACCACCGATTGATACGACGGAAATCGGACGACGTATTTTTTCGTGCACCACAAGGAATACAAATGGGCTCAGCGTAATTCATCGTCGCGAGCACTTGGCAAAAATCATAGATAAAGTCGCTGTAAATATAGATAGGCCGGATATTTTATCAATCTCGTGTGGCCATATGCGAGAGATCGAACTGTCTTCGGCCTACCAGAATGGAGAATTGGGATCTGTGACGGCTTTAGATAGCGATCCTCACAATCTCGCTATCATTAAATCGTTTCATGGACAAAAGATTGAAGTTGCGTCTAGATCAATTAGAGCCCTCTTGAATAATCAAGATTTAAAAACATATGATTTCATATACACAGCAGGTTTATATGATTATATTCCAACTTCACTAGCTAATAGATTGACTCGATCTCTGTTTAATATTCTTAAACCTGGGGGAAAATTACTATACGCCAACTTTACTCCTAATAATTTAGGCAGAGGGTACATGGAGACTTACATGGATTGGAAACTTATTCTACGTACGCAATCTGAAGCAGAGTTGCTCACTCGTGGAATAGCTGCCAGCGAATTTATCTCTAGGTCATATACAGATGCATACGGCAACATTGTTTATGTTGAGTTAGATAGAATTGTGCCAACCGAGATTCGTAACACGACCAAGAGGGCTCGTCGGTGA
- a CDS encoding class I SAM-dependent methyltransferase produces the protein MTTLIDAPHTPSFDLRSLILAAGETFVERAYALEKDAKRTGQGIPSLGMREAVAAAYWQMINEVERLVVGAAANQHREEQRALLALTAPVLLRSEYFARSYLKPQGYAGDYRMMEMMYDLEHQPGEDPYKAPLVNALDYTFSTIHSVRAVWERRRYLRDLIVQEAKERTTPLRVLDIACGGARYIGEAFAALPEGVLSVHLIDQDPSALAYAEGRNLNHWREHVRTQCLPIKTLLTAPLAETYDVVISSGLFDYLDQPTARHLVHTMGRSVNPGGVLAITNFHPEDASAFCKDWLADWPLILRTEAQVAELFEGLAPVILSRSTERSLVFAQSRINV, from the coding sequence ATGACAACACTCATAGACGCCCCCCATACCCCAAGCTTTGACCTGAGGTCGCTGATCTTAGCGGCTGGCGAGACTTTTGTAGAACGCGCGTACGCTTTAGAAAAGGATGCCAAACGGACGGGGCAGGGTATTCCCAGCCTCGGAATGCGCGAGGCGGTCGCTGCCGCCTACTGGCAAATGATCAATGAAGTGGAGCGTCTCGTGGTCGGAGCAGCCGCAAATCAGCATCGCGAAGAGCAGCGGGCACTGCTGGCACTTACCGCCCCCGTTCTGCTGCGCTCGGAATACTTTGCACGCTCGTACCTCAAGCCTCAGGGGTACGCCGGGGATTACCGCATGATGGAGATGATGTACGACCTCGAGCATCAGCCTGGCGAGGACCCGTATAAAGCTCCACTCGTAAACGCGCTCGATTACACCTTCTCGACCATCCATAGTGTTCGGGCCGTGTGGGAGCGTCGGCGCTATCTCCGTGACCTGATTGTGCAGGAGGCGAAAGAGCGCACGACACCACTGCGTGTTCTGGATATCGCTTGCGGTGGAGCCCGGTATATCGGAGAAGCGTTCGCTGCCCTTCCGGAAGGCGTTTTGAGCGTCCACCTGATTGACCAGGATCCTTCTGCGTTGGCGTACGCCGAGGGGCGCAACCTCAACCACTGGCGGGAGCACGTCCGAACCCAGTGCCTGCCGATCAAAACACTGCTCACGGCCCCGCTCGCGGAGACGTACGACGTGGTGATCTCGTCCGGACTCTTCGACTACCTGGACCAGCCGACGGCGCGTCACCTGGTCCACACGATGGGCCGCAGCGTCAACCCCGGGGGGGTCTTGGCCATTACCAATTTTCATCCCGAAGACGCTTCTGCCTTCTGCAAGGACTGGCTCGCGGACTGGCCCCTCATTCTTCGAACAGAAGCCCAGGTCGCTGAACTCTTTGAAGGTCTCGCTCCTGTGATCCTCTCGCGTTCCACTGAACGCTCGTTGGTCTTCGCCCAATCTAGAATCAACGTCTAA
- a CDS encoding aminotransferase class I/II-fold pyridoxal phosphate-dependent enzyme: protein MSNEYGQALSGSVADFRNAEGVDLLDRWMSHYDWWERRSEYGVDPYSKYTLGRITTVTQAHSRKGRVIGSGRSINFASQDYLSLAGHPAVCEAAKNAIDNYGVHSAGSAALMGQTLMTEVLEKRIAEKLKLNDCTVFPTGWGAAYGTIRALVSQKDHVVMDIISHASLIEGARAATKNVHFFPNNNTDHLERKLKRIRSDDPSCGILVVTEGLFSMDSTTPDIEKFQELAHFYDATLFLDVAHDFGSMGSSGGGSLEIQDMLGKVDIVMGSFSKSFASNGGFVATNHPSLKLALRYNSGPLTFTNALSPVQAACVIASLDIIQSSEGAIRREKLMSNSISLRDRLSSRGFKVLGKPSAIVPVVLGPVDEARIITREILNSGFLVNLVEYPAVSRNSARWRLQVMADHDSSQINDLVDATSKIKDSISVFSSDTFSLVDVTSLGR, encoded by the coding sequence ATGAGTAATGAGTATGGCCAAGCCCTTTCGGGTTCTGTTGCTGATTTTAGGAATGCAGAGGGAGTAGATCTATTGGATCGCTGGATGAGTCATTACGATTGGTGGGAGAGGCGCTCTGAATATGGTGTAGACCCCTACTCTAAATATACTTTAGGTCGGATTACGACGGTTACTCAAGCGCATAGTCGGAAGGGTAGAGTCATTGGGAGTGGTAGATCGATAAACTTTGCTTCTCAAGACTACTTAAGTCTTGCTGGTCATCCGGCAGTATGTGAAGCGGCAAAAAACGCTATTGATAATTATGGTGTTCATAGTGCTGGTTCTGCTGCTCTGATGGGTCAAACATTAATGACCGAAGTCCTAGAAAAAAGAATTGCCGAGAAGCTAAAGTTAAATGATTGCACCGTCTTTCCTACGGGGTGGGGTGCAGCCTATGGGACTATTCGAGCACTTGTTTCTCAGAAGGACCATGTTGTTATGGATATTATCTCCCACGCCTCTCTAATTGAAGGGGCTCGTGCGGCGACGAAAAATGTACACTTTTTTCCAAATAATAATACTGACCATTTGGAGCGTAAGCTCAAGCGAATCAGGAGTGATGATCCGAGTTGTGGAATTCTTGTAGTCACCGAAGGATTATTCAGCATGGATAGTACTACTCCTGATATTGAGAAATTTCAAGAGTTAGCCCATTTTTATGATGCCACCCTTTTCCTTGATGTAGCGCATGATTTTGGGAGTATGGGATCTTCTGGAGGAGGGTCTCTTGAAATTCAAGATATGTTGGGCAAGGTTGATATTGTTATGGGAAGTTTTTCAAAATCCTTTGCCTCTAACGGGGGATTTGTTGCCACAAATCATCCTTCTTTAAAACTTGCATTGAGATATAACTCAGGACCGTTAACATTTACCAATGCCTTGTCTCCTGTCCAAGCTGCGTGTGTTATTGCATCTCTAGATATTATTCAAAGTAGCGAGGGCGCTATCAGAAGAGAAAAACTTATGTCAAATTCAATATCCCTTCGTGATAGATTGTCATCCAGAGGATTCAAGGTGCTTGGCAAGCCGAGCGCCATTGTGCCGGTTGTGCTAGGACCAGTAGATGAGGCCCGTATTATCACTCGAGAAATTCTTAACTCGGGATTCTTGGTAAATCTGGTTGAATATCCGGCCGTATCCAGAAACTCCGCTCGTTGGCGACTGCAAGTTATGGCGGATCATGATTCCTCTCAGATCAATGATTTGGTTGATGCAACCTCTAAGATAAAAGACTCTATTTCTGTATTTAGTTCAGATACATTTTCGTTAGTCGATGTCACGTCATTAGGCCGATAG
- a CDS encoding aminotransferase class I/II-fold pyridoxal phosphate-dependent enzyme, with the protein MTLQKSVLHFSRLEGTSLEERHQPFSTWIQERRNLQVFPFGRSLLSQVGSSVRVAGEDGQELDPTFINFASQDYLGLAQDPRVAEAAHVAIAGFGVHSAGSPVLLGRHQAYRALEAQLCCVLNRERCILYPTGWAAGFGVVTGLVRPGDTVVMDAYAHNCLQVGARSATSSVLLFPHNDMQRLEQTLANARRKNARNGLFIVIESLYSMDADGPDLQQVHQLAKEYGAITILDMAHDFGATGERGLGLLETVPDDQRPDVIMGSFSKTFASNGGFVAASASVHDYLMCNSHPYVFSNALSPMQASVVLQCMDIAFSGEGNHLRHLLMKCILNLRVAMESRGNTVLGDASPIVPVEIGDEATARVTGRLMQERGVLANLVEYPAVPFGKARFRFQVMPTHAPEAIERAADIMTAAHAEAKDLVKELLGRPQDEQQERVEAALV; encoded by the coding sequence ATGACTTTGCAAAAAAGTGTACTTCATTTTTCACGCCTCGAAGGGACATCCCTTGAGGAGCGTCATCAGCCGTTCTCGACGTGGATTCAGGAGCGTCGAAACCTTCAGGTCTTTCCATTTGGGCGTTCTCTTCTGTCTCAAGTCGGCTCGTCTGTTCGTGTCGCCGGCGAGGACGGTCAGGAACTCGATCCTACTTTCATCAATTTTGCCTCCCAGGATTACCTGGGGCTTGCTCAGGACCCTCGTGTCGCCGAAGCAGCGCACGTGGCCATTGCGGGGTTCGGTGTTCACAGCGCTGGCTCTCCCGTGCTGCTGGGGCGGCATCAGGCTTACCGAGCGTTGGAGGCGCAACTCTGCTGTGTACTGAATAGGGAGCGCTGCATTCTCTACCCCACTGGCTGGGCGGCAGGCTTCGGTGTCGTGACAGGGCTCGTGCGACCAGGTGACACAGTCGTGATGGACGCCTACGCGCACAACTGTCTCCAAGTTGGCGCACGCTCAGCCACATCGAGCGTCTTGCTGTTCCCGCACAATGATATGCAGCGTCTCGAACAGACACTCGCAAATGCCCGTCGCAAGAACGCGAGAAATGGCCTGTTCATCGTGATCGAAAGCCTCTATTCAATGGATGCGGATGGGCCAGACCTCCAGCAGGTCCACCAGCTGGCGAAAGAGTACGGGGCCATCACCATCCTCGATATGGCACACGATTTTGGTGCCACGGGTGAGCGGGGCCTTGGGCTTCTTGAGACTGTCCCCGATGACCAGCGACCCGACGTCATCATGGGATCGTTCAGCAAGACGTTCGCTTCCAACGGAGGATTTGTTGCTGCGAGTGCCTCCGTTCACGATTACTTGATGTGCAACAGCCATCCGTATGTGTTCTCCAATGCCCTGTCGCCGATGCAGGCCTCGGTCGTCCTCCAGTGTATGGACATCGCTTTTAGTGGCGAGGGAAACCACCTGCGCCACCTTCTGATGAAGTGCATTCTGAACCTTCGGGTTGCGATGGAGTCGCGCGGGAACACTGTCCTTGGTGACGCTTCACCTATTGTCCCGGTGGAAATTGGCGATGAAGCAACCGCGCGTGTGACGGGTCGCCTCATGCAGGAACGAGGTGTCCTCGCGAATCTCGTCGAGTACCCCGCAGTTCCTTTTGGGAAGGCCCGCTTCCGCTTTCAAGTGATGCCCACCCATGCCCCGGAAGCCATTGAGCGCGCCGCGGACATCATGACGGCAGCACATGCGGAGGCGAAGGACTTGGTCAAAGAACTGCTTGGTCGTCCTCAGGACGAACAACAGGAACGGGTCGAGGCGGCTCTTGTCTAA